One window of Paenibacillus sp. FSL K6-3182 genomic DNA carries:
- a CDS encoding gamma-glutamylcyclotransferase family protein gives MMEGAREEMRQISVFIYGSLLPGQSNHHFVSSYVQSIRPGKIAGRLVDCGEYPAAVRDAIAKECNSIISGQWIVVDREGLASMDALEQFYGHEEQNDYERVWVADAKDKLVSGWVYVWESDRGCPAIADEYWPRFFARKMRGIL, from the coding sequence ATGATGGAAGGTGCTCGAGAAGAGATGCGGCAAATATCTGTTTTTATTTACGGTTCGTTACTGCCTGGTCAAAGCAATCATCATTTTGTTTCATCCTATGTGCAATCGATTCGACCTGGCAAGATCGCAGGGAGACTGGTGGATTGTGGAGAGTATCCAGCGGCCGTTCGAGATGCTATTGCTAAAGAGTGCAATAGTATTATAAGCGGTCAATGGATAGTCGTCGATAGAGAAGGACTTGCATCCATGGATGCGCTCGAGCAATTTTATGGTCACGAGGAGCAAAATGATTATGAAAGGGTATGGGTTGCTGACGCAAAGGATAAGCTTGTTTCAGGCTGGGTGTACGTTTGGGAATCCGATAGAGGCTGCCCGGCAATCGCGGATGAATACTGGCCGCGATTTTTCGCTCGCAAAATGAGGGGCATTTTATAA
- a CDS encoding CopD family protein, with amino-acid sequence MEKYLLQLKQMASGRWAKYMAMVLLFLLIAAAASLWVSPPQAFAQLHSGMEETNFDPHKQVGHDHSDGTHSEAGITVSQALFYTVRAIYYAAFMFAAGLMLWSITLSKDADSSLSKLVQKWSIYSLRGLLLAVLLFVFVHASQLMKGYDGGNSNEWVRLLTETSTGQSWLALIVLSLLGFTVLRMHDSLKMIWALLLIAVESFNGHVNALPSNTFAIVFDFIHIVCSALWAGGLMLLLLLWRTDRKEAGRFAERFTKVAWLTIVLLTISGIGMTALLLPSWRYLFYTSWGFMLLAKSGLVLIVACVGFLLHRRAKQQKLPNGKLLKLDGLLMALVLILASIFTYVSPVPDTEPLSYHKMGETLHYTVIITPNGPGPNDVKLKIWLPETLGSPASVQFLLRTPDNPKKADINVPVRGASGENYLAFPGFLETDYESDKFELPTRGAWEAELIITDQTGAVTKQLIPFRND; translated from the coding sequence ATGGAAAAATATCTGCTCCAACTAAAACAAATGGCGTCCGGCAGATGGGCGAAATATATGGCAATGGTACTATTGTTTCTTCTGATCGCCGCTGCTGCTTCTTTGTGGGTATCGCCGCCGCAGGCTTTTGCACAGCTGCATTCCGGAATGGAAGAAACAAATTTCGATCCTCACAAGCAGGTTGGCCATGATCATTCGGACGGGACACATTCAGAAGCAGGAATTACCGTTTCGCAAGCTTTATTTTATACGGTTAGAGCGATTTATTATGCTGCCTTTATGTTCGCTGCTGGTTTAATGCTTTGGTCCATAACGCTGTCAAAGGATGCGGATTCCAGCCTGAGCAAGCTCGTGCAAAAATGGAGCATTTATTCGCTTAGGGGATTGCTGCTTGCCGTGTTGCTATTCGTATTTGTTCATGCGAGTCAATTAATGAAGGGATATGACGGCGGTAATTCGAATGAATGGGTCCGCTTGCTGACGGAGACGTCCACCGGACAATCGTGGCTTGCACTGATCGTACTTTCGCTGCTTGGATTTACGGTTCTGCGAATGCATGATTCACTCAAAATGATTTGGGCTCTGCTGCTTATTGCGGTTGAAAGCTTTAATGGGCATGTTAATGCACTTCCAAGCAATACGTTTGCTATTGTGTTCGACTTCATACATATTGTCTGCTCTGCTTTGTGGGCTGGCGGATTAATGCTGCTATTGTTATTGTGGCGGACAGATCGCAAGGAGGCAGGAAGATTCGCCGAGCGATTTACGAAAGTCGCATGGCTGACAATCGTGCTGCTAACGATTAGTGGAATTGGCATGACGGCACTTCTTCTGCCAAGCTGGCGCTATTTGTTTTATACAAGCTGGGGGTTCATGCTGCTTGCCAAATCAGGATTGGTACTGATTGTTGCTTGCGTTGGATTTCTGCTGCATCGGCGTGCCAAACAGCAAAAGCTGCCTAACGGCAAGCTGCTGAAGCTGGATGGACTTTTGATGGCTTTGGTTCTGATTCTTGCAAGCATCTTCACTTATGTAAGTCCGGTTCCCGATACAGAGCCGTTATCCTATCATAAAATGGGTGAAACGCTCCACTACACAGTAATCATAACGCCAAATGGACCTGGTCCAAATGACGTGAAATTAAAAATTTGGCTGCCTGAGACACTTGGTTCGCCGGCATCTGTACAATTTCTGCTTCGTACGCCAGACAATCCGAAGAAAGCGGATATCAACGTTCCAGTGCGCGGCGCCAGCGGGGAAAATTATTTAGCTTTCCCAGGATTTTTAGAAACGGATTATGAATCCGATAAGTTCGAGCTGCCTACACGCGGGGCATGGGAAGCAGAACTGATCATTACGGATCAGACCGGCGCAGTAACAAAGCAGTTGATTCCGTTTCGGAATGACTAA
- a CDS encoding histidine kinase, with translation MSYKWLKWLILWIPTVAIGLWEYLRHALLLPFISMDLGNLLAPVFVFIISLTLLRALFAKLEQTQETLQRERIVKAALEEREQLARELHDGISQSLFMLSVKLDKLERAKSASDAQQTTDQIRKTVRHVYDDVRQSIANLHDAPLPADMSWMQSIHHLTVEMEQTSGIQTTVEWHVQDGLLSYKQKVELLAIMREALMNVQKHAKAKQIIIQGEGVGSSDKTPNTFRCSILDDGIGAEKEKLHGKGKYGVKMMQERAAAMGWTMTVQQTKPQGTKVEIIGRSDAK, from the coding sequence ATGTCATATAAATGGCTGAAATGGCTAATTTTATGGATTCCGACGGTCGCTATCGGGCTATGGGAATATTTGCGCCACGCATTGCTGCTCCCGTTCATTTCGATGGATCTCGGCAATTTGCTCGCGCCTGTTTTTGTTTTTATTATTTCACTGACGCTGCTCCGTGCGTTATTCGCTAAGCTGGAGCAAACGCAAGAGACGCTGCAGCGCGAGCGTATTGTCAAGGCGGCTCTTGAGGAACGTGAGCAGCTCGCTCGCGAGCTTCATGATGGCATATCACAATCGTTGTTTATGCTATCGGTTAAGCTGGACAAGCTGGAGCGGGCGAAGTCCGCTTCTGATGCACAGCAAACGACGGATCAGATTAGAAAAACCGTGAGGCATGTATATGATGATGTCAGGCAATCTATTGCCAATTTACACGATGCGCCTTTACCAGCCGATATGTCATGGATGCAAAGCATCCACCATTTAACTGTTGAAATGGAACAGACTTCCGGCATTCAAACAACAGTGGAATGGCATGTACAGGACGGCTTGTTGTCCTATAAGCAGAAGGTCGAATTACTGGCCATTATGCGTGAGGCTCTTATGAACGTACAGAAGCATGCGAAAGCAAAACAAATTATTATTCAAGGCGAAGGAGTCGGAAGCTCCGATAAGACGCCAAATACTTTCCGCTGCTCCATTCTCGATGATGGTATCGGGGCTGAGAAGGAGAAGCTTCACGGCAAAGGCAAGTATGGGGTCAAAATGATGCAGGAGCGAGCAGCTGCGATGGGCTGGACGATGACGGTACAGCAGACGAAACCACAGGGTACAAAAGTCGAAATCATCGGAAGGAGTGATGCCAAATGA
- a CDS encoding response regulator transcription factor — MTDKTAKVRVFLVDDHPHGREGIRDIVLSDDSFEVIGEAASGEEAIAAIEELQPDLVLMDINMPGIGGLEATQRLKLLMPSLKIVMVTVSDDITNLFEAIKRGAQGYLLKNLAPSSWMEYLRAISLDEAPMSKELAFRMLQEFSKMKPQETKHLVNKPQTLDKNASIITTPLTDREKEVLERVATGASNREIAGELCLSEHTVKNHLKNILQKLHLANRVQLTIYAFEQGLVER, encoded by the coding sequence ATGACGGATAAAACGGCTAAGGTACGCGTTTTTTTAGTAGATGACCATCCCCACGGCCGGGAAGGCATACGCGATATCGTATTAAGCGATGACTCATTTGAAGTAATAGGGGAAGCGGCAAGCGGCGAGGAGGCAATCGCTGCAATCGAAGAATTACAGCCCGATTTGGTGCTTATGGACATTAATATGCCTGGCATTGGCGGACTCGAAGCGACGCAGCGGCTCAAGCTGCTAATGCCCTCATTAAAAATTGTCATGGTAACGGTCTCCGATGACATTACTAATTTATTCGAAGCGATAAAGCGAGGAGCGCAAGGTTATTTGCTCAAAAATCTTGCCCCGTCCTCATGGATGGAATATTTGCGAGCGATATCTTTAGATGAAGCACCGATGTCGAAGGAGCTTGCCTTTCGCATGCTGCAGGAATTTTCGAAAATGAAGCCGCAGGAGACCAAGCATCTTGTGAATAAACCTCAAACGCTGGATAAAAATGCGTCTATTATTACGACTCCGCTGACCGATCGGGAGAAAGAAGTGCTTGAGCGGGTGGCTACAGGCGCTTCCAATCGTGAGATTGCAGGAGAGCTGTGCTTATCGGAGCATACGGTAAAAAACCATCTAAAAAATATTTTGCAAAAGCTTCATCTCGCTAATCGCGTACAGTTGACGATTTACGCCTTTGAACAGGGGCTTGTTGAACGTTAA
- a CDS encoding ATP-binding protein, which translates to MSNDWQFPIDREIKLYNRLDELQRLNEGLEQIGAEAGWSERAVLDLSLACEELVINIVNYGFPSGGEHHIDVIIQASPTSVEVKIEDGGVPFNPLQEADPRALLELELEDRPIGGLGIFFVKRLMDDIHYEYAGGLNRFRMRKQFVLNSNGDKREEADI; encoded by the coding sequence ATGTCGAACGATTGGCAATTTCCCATCGATCGTGAAATTAAGCTGTACAATCGGCTGGATGAGCTTCAGCGTCTGAATGAAGGGCTTGAACAAATCGGTGCCGAGGCGGGCTGGTCTGAACGCGCAGTTCTCGACTTGTCTCTAGCATGCGAGGAGCTTGTCATCAACATTGTAAACTACGGCTTCCCATCTGGGGGAGAGCATCATATTGACGTCATTATTCAAGCTTCTCCAACCAGCGTTGAAGTGAAAATAGAAGACGGGGGCGTTCCCTTTAATCCGCTGCAGGAGGCTGATCCTAGAGCATTATTAGAGCTCGAGCTGGAGGATCGTCCGATTGGCGGCTTGGGTATTTTTTTTGTGAAAAGGTTAATGGATGACATTCATTATGAATATGCGGGCGGTTTGAATCGCTTCCGCATGCGCAAGCAATTCGTACTTAATAGCAATGGCGATAAGCGGGAGGAAGCAGACATATGA
- a CDS encoding STAS domain-containing protein produces MNIQATELNGITIIPLEGRLDGNNATIAEQAFLKLFAEGKQQFIFDFTNLQYISSAGLRVILVAAKKLRASKGQMVCACLGEQVYDVFEMSGFTTILDMAKTREEALVKLGAGA; encoded by the coding sequence ATGAACATTCAAGCAACGGAGTTAAATGGCATTACGATTATTCCACTAGAGGGAAGATTGGATGGGAATAATGCGACGATAGCGGAGCAAGCTTTCTTGAAGCTATTTGCAGAAGGCAAGCAGCAATTTATTTTTGATTTTACGAATCTGCAATACATAAGCAGTGCGGGACTGCGCGTTATACTGGTGGCGGCTAAGAAGCTTAGAGCCTCTAAAGGACAGATGGTTTGCGCATGTCTCGGCGAGCAAGTCTATGATGTATTTGAAATGTCGGGTTTTACAACCATATTGGATATGGCGAAGACACGGGAAGAAGCGCTAGTCAAACTGGGAGCAGGGGCTTAA
- a CDS encoding GAF domain-containing SpoIIE family protein phosphatase: MSVLYLIFGAAGLGAAAYLFVCNRRLTAKLRRMEMLFDLSTQVHSSLHQPELINSVNAAAKQLIFAEEAAVGLVDDWDSQDNELTKTMDHSVGDKVSVPMMARGRKVGVLEATAKIGGARFSRADHETLTQFARPLALALDNARLYEALEESVGELQMATALKDRLENELQIAGSIQLSFLPTTMPSSNEPFDVCALLKSAKEVGGDFYNFFKIDEEHLFFTLGDVSDKGIPAALFMAMTLSLIKGKMNAKLSPGELLEMVNDELCTDNAQLFATIICGVLNIATGEVVLSDGGHCTPYIVKADGSVLPIKLPKGIPLGSFPEFTYRNQTIELEHGDRFVLYTDGITEAENELQEQYSTSRLQNFLSQTSGYSSAEIIDALLMDVFMFADGAPQSDDIAVLCLMRR; the protein is encoded by the coding sequence TTGTCAGTACTCTATTTAATATTCGGAGCTGCGGGCCTTGGCGCTGCGGCATATTTATTCGTTTGCAATCGTCGTCTTACCGCAAAGCTGAGGCGTATGGAAATGCTGTTTGATTTAAGCACGCAGGTTCATTCCTCGCTGCATCAGCCGGAGCTAATAAATTCGGTAAATGCAGCAGCGAAGCAGCTTATATTCGCAGAAGAGGCAGCGGTTGGTCTGGTCGATGACTGGGATTCGCAAGATAATGAGCTTACAAAAACCATGGATCATAGCGTCGGCGATAAGGTAAGCGTGCCGATGATGGCGAGAGGCCGCAAGGTGGGTGTTCTGGAAGCAACCGCTAAGATCGGCGGAGCTCGATTTAGTAGGGCAGATCATGAGACGCTTACTCAGTTCGCAAGGCCTCTGGCATTGGCACTGGATAATGCTAGACTCTATGAAGCGCTTGAGGAGTCGGTGGGGGAGCTGCAAATGGCAACAGCACTCAAGGATCGCCTTGAGAATGAACTGCAAATTGCCGGCAGCATTCAGCTCAGCTTTCTTCCTACGACAATGCCTTCCTCAAATGAACCTTTTGACGTTTGTGCACTGTTGAAGTCAGCGAAAGAGGTAGGAGGCGACTTCTACAACTTTTTCAAAATAGACGAGGAGCATCTGTTTTTCACACTAGGTGACGTGTCGGATAAAGGAATACCAGCTGCGCTGTTCATGGCGATGACGCTTTCGTTAATTAAAGGGAAAATGAATGCGAAGCTGTCGCCAGGCGAGCTGCTGGAAATGGTCAACGATGAGCTTTGTACGGACAATGCGCAGCTATTCGCAACGATCATATGCGGCGTGCTGAACATTGCGACTGGCGAGGTTGTGCTTAGCGATGGCGGACATTGTACTCCTTACATTGTCAAAGCGGATGGTTCCGTTCTGCCGATTAAGCTCCCCAAAGGCATCCCGCTTGGTTCTTTCCCTGAATTCACTTATCGGAATCAGACCATCGAGCTTGAGCATGGCGATCGTTTTGTCCTCTACACCGATGGTATTACCGAGGCTGAGAACGAACTGCAAGAGCAGTATTCCACTAGTCGTTTACAAAATTTCTTATCTCAAACGTCCGGTTATTCTAGCGCTGAAATCATCGATGCGCTGCTGATGGACGTGTTCATGTTCGCGGACGGAGCTCCACAATCCGACGATATTGCGGTACTTTGCCTCATGCGCCGATAA
- a CDS encoding ATP-binding protein — protein MRFYETGFDYLRDELALLEQGLRVLLADFESKEIDGQTPMSMRGLVVNAIDIERSFLGNESLQEVDALASFRQFRLEAERQFSQQIHDSVSEGARLPFAYLSWTLRLSTWEKRCVMLCLAAELDSRYESWFGYLNDDVTLRVPTAELALRLLGDSKEEFFHARSLLAGYSTLGRFVLRSGRAAVPTERSMLKQPLRMDARIISFLLDTEKLDSRIEDACTLYDGARSAPELAFNFELQDMLLQIVQRERSFKGDKAFTQDDENEQYEIPFIQLSGPSGAGKKLHARHLAQSLEQPLLLVKLDKLAKDEDAMTEQLNNIVRESLLSVAVLCFDEGEGERSAAEGWPHQQERVRKALANYIELARLPVVLWLTRVERRASQLPLPAFSALTSHTVHVPNAEVRLQLWQRCSDERADRSLLRHLADKYAFTAGQIEGMSKQADRLAYHHKHEFPTLDDYAHASRTQVQHRLSELAEKQRLVRRWDDLILPEEPMELLKDACSRHKHSETVFNRWGFGHKLPYGRGLSMLFAGPPGTGKTMAAEVVAGEMGLELYRIDLSRVVSKYIGETEKNLRELFAEAESSGAVLFFDEGDSLFGKRTEVKDSNDRFANMEASYLLQRIESFEGISILATNLLQNMDEAFLRRMQVIVNFPFPDAAHREQIFRSLLPKDAPLDPDLDLSFLAARIDASGGHIKNIVLSAAFMAASEQAPIGMRHMVRATRQELHKMGKIVVKESFEPYN, from the coding sequence ATGCGATTTTATGAAACAGGATTCGATTATTTACGTGACGAGCTCGCTTTGCTGGAACAAGGGCTGCGAGTTCTTCTTGCAGATTTTGAGAGCAAGGAAATCGATGGTCAAACGCCAATGTCAATGCGCGGCCTCGTCGTTAATGCTATCGATATAGAACGATCGTTTCTAGGAAACGAGTCTTTACAGGAAGTAGATGCACTAGCTTCGTTTAGACAATTTCGATTAGAAGCGGAACGACAGTTTTCACAGCAGATCCATGACAGCGTAAGCGAGGGAGCAAGGCTCCCGTTCGCTTATTTGTCATGGACTCTTCGTCTTTCGACATGGGAAAAACGCTGCGTTATGTTATGCCTTGCAGCTGAGCTTGATTCACGTTATGAAAGCTGGTTTGGCTATTTGAATGACGACGTTACGCTGCGGGTGCCTACTGCGGAGCTTGCGCTGCGATTGTTAGGAGATTCGAAAGAAGAGTTTTTTCATGCTCGTTCGCTGCTCGCAGGTTATTCGACCCTTGGCAGATTTGTGCTGAGATCAGGCAGAGCGGCAGTACCTACTGAGAGAAGCATGCTGAAGCAGCCGCTGCGCATGGACGCCCGTATTATCTCGTTTCTGCTGGATACTGAAAAGCTGGATTCCAGAATTGAAGACGCTTGTACCTTATACGATGGGGCGAGGTCAGCTCCAGAGCTGGCGTTTAATTTCGAGCTTCAAGACATGCTGCTGCAAATTGTGCAAAGGGAACGATCCTTCAAGGGAGACAAAGCATTCACTCAAGATGATGAGAATGAGCAGTATGAAATACCGTTTATTCAGTTAAGCGGACCTTCGGGCGCCGGCAAAAAGCTGCATGCCAGACATCTGGCTCAGTCTTTGGAGCAGCCGCTGCTGCTTGTCAAGCTAGACAAGCTTGCTAAGGATGAAGATGCGATGACGGAGCAGTTGAACAATATTGTACGTGAATCGCTCTTATCTGTAGCTGTTTTATGCTTCGATGAGGGGGAGGGTGAAAGAAGCGCAGCTGAGGGCTGGCCTCATCAGCAGGAAAGGGTTCGCAAGGCGCTTGCTAACTATATAGAATTAGCAAGGCTCCCTGTCGTGTTATGGCTGACGCGTGTAGAAAGGCGTGCCTCACAGCTGCCGCTTCCAGCGTTTTCTGCATTAACGAGCCACACTGTGCATGTTCCTAACGCAGAAGTGCGATTGCAGCTCTGGCAGCGCTGCAGCGATGAAAGAGCGGATCGTAGTCTGCTCAGACATTTAGCCGATAAGTATGCTTTTACAGCTGGGCAGATCGAGGGAATGAGCAAACAAGCAGATCGCCTAGCTTACCATCACAAGCACGAGTTCCCTACACTTGATGATTATGCCCATGCCTCGCGAACACAGGTTCAGCATCGTTTGTCCGAGCTTGCGGAGAAGCAACGGCTAGTTCGGCGATGGGATGATCTGATATTGCCAGAGGAGCCGATGGAGCTTCTTAAGGATGCGTGCAGCAGGCATAAGCATAGCGAAACGGTGTTTAATCGATGGGGCTTTGGTCATAAGCTGCCTTATGGGCGAGGCTTAAGCATGTTGTTTGCTGGGCCTCCTGGCACGGGCAAAACGATGGCAGCTGAGGTCGTTGCGGGAGAGATGGGTCTAGAGCTTTACCGTATTGATCTGTCGCGCGTTGTGAGCAAATATATCGGAGAAACGGAAAAAAACTTGAGAGAGCTGTTTGCTGAAGCGGAAAGCAGCGGGGCTGTCCTGTTTTTTGACGAAGGAGACTCCTTGTTCGGCAAACGAACGGAAGTAAAAGATTCAAATGATAGATTCGCGAACATGGAGGCATCCTATCTTCTGCAGCGCATTGAAAGTTTCGAGGGTATATCGATTCTAGCAACCAATTTACTGCAAAATATGGACGAAGCCTTTTTGCGAAGAATGCAGGTAATCGTTAACTTTCCATTCCCGGATGCAGCCCATCGGGAGCAAATTTTCCGCTCGCTGCTGCCTAAGGATGCGCCGCTTGATCCTGACCTTGATCTGTCATTTCTAGCAGCGCGCATAGATGCATCAGGCGGTCATATTAAAAATATTGTCCTGTCTGCCGCGTTTATGGCTGCCTCGGAGCAAGCTCCAATCGGCATGAGGCATATGGTCCGTGCGACACGTCAAGAGCTCCACAAGATGGGGAAAATTGTCGTGAAAGAATCGTTCGAACCATATAACTAG